In Hippoglossus stenolepis isolate QCI-W04-F060 chromosome 13, HSTE1.2, whole genome shotgun sequence, a single genomic region encodes these proteins:
- the cnga4 gene encoding LOW QUALITY PROTEIN: cyclic nucleotide-gated cation channel alpha-4 (The sequence of the model RefSeq protein was modified relative to this genomic sequence to represent the inferred CDS: substituted 1 base at 1 genomic stop codon): protein MEKTGDVNVSSNKWLRLVRWHQGKKVNEEGEDGAKDEGKPNIAPDLKLKFNWRELAVDPAERFYYVWLQVMIFPIVYNWVIIILRTCFIGIATSYLPVWLTLDYLSDLMYIVDMVITVHTGYLDQGILVIDLNQLKKRYLHSKHFLRDLTSVLPTDFLYFLFGIQTPMVRINRLLRMPRLNEALDRMETRTSYPNTFRITKLMIYIFVLIHWNACLYFALSNYIGFGSDRWVYPNITNAEFASMRRQYFYCFWFSAQIFTTVGDTPLPKREEEYLFMIADLLIAVLVFASIVGNVGNVISSLRDRDNVFFPNHELVKGYLRSHHISKELRQRIDNWYQHLHINKKIMRENEILQQLPVHLRTEIAVSVHLSTLSKVTIFKSCEKSLLEELVLKLTPQVFSPGEYVCRKGDVGHEMYIIKEGKLAVVADDGVTEFAVLTEGNFFGEISILNIKGNKSGNRRTANIRSIGYSDLFSLSKEDLTDVLSEFPAAKHHLEEKGRQILTKMGMLEESGEGEQQEEEKVETKIKRLESNLEVLQTKLARLMMELESSSHKMQARVEQLEREVAVLETQLPEDGEEAEIAEGRGAGVGEEVEWEREEAEGEEEEGSDPKVKKQKQTEDSHDVTKEGDGDSTKSTKKDVEKLVEGDKSGLKDPDDKEKKKHDDGDKTKEKGDDRPGQGDGAEIRPEEEKEEKSGERXSEVGRDKAVEEKRGKGPKDEE from the exons ATGGAGAAAACAGGTGATGTTAATGTTAGCAGTAACAAATGGCTGAGACTCGTCCGGTGGCATCAAGGGAAGAAAGTGAACGAGGAAGGAGAAGATGGAGCCAAAGATGAAGGGAAACCTAACATCGCTCCGGATCTGAAGTTGAAATTTAA TTGGAGAGAGTTGGCGGTTGATCCGGCAGAAAGGTTTTATTATGTCTGGCTACAGGTCATGATCTTCCCTATTGTCTACAACTGGGTGATCATTATTTTGAG AACATGCTTCATAGGAATTGCAACGAGCTACCTGCCTGTGTGGCTTACACTGGACTATCTGTCAGACCTCATGTATATTGTTGACATGGTCATCACTGTTCACACAg GTTATTTGGATCAGGGTATCCTGGTAATAGATCTAAATCAACTGAAGAAGCGGTACCTGCACTCTAAACATTTCTTGAGGGACTTGACTTCCGTGCTGCCCACTGACTTTCTCTACTTTCTCTTTGGCATCCAAACACCAATGGTGAGGATCAACCGCCTTCTGCGCATGCCACGACTCAACGAGGCCTTGGATCGCATGGAGACAAGAACCTCCTACCCCAACACCTTTCGCATCACCAAGCTCATGATCTACATCTTTGTGTTGATCCACTGGAATGCCTGTCTCTACTTTGCACTTTCCAACTACATTGGTTTCGGAAGTGACCGTTGGGTCTACCCAAACATCACCAATGCAGAGTTTGCCTCCATGCGCCGTCAATACTTTTACTGCTTTTGGTTCTCTGCCCAGATTTTCACCACAGTAGGAGACACCCCCCTGCCAAAAAGGGAAGAGGAGTACTTGTTTATGATTGCAGACCTGCTCATTGCTGTGCTGGTATTTGCATCCATTGTTGGCAACGTTGGTAATGTCATCTCAAGCCTACGAGACCGTGATAATGTATTTTTCCCCAACCATGAGCTG GTGAAGGGATACCTACGTAGCCATCACATTAGCAAGGAGCTTCGTCAGCGTATCGACAACTGGTACCAGCATCTGCACATCAACAAGAAGATCATGCGAGAGAATGaaatcctgcagcagctgcccgTGCACCTGAGGACAGAGATCGCTGTCAGCGTTCACCTCTCCACGCTTTCCAAAGTCACCATCTTCAAGAGTTGTGAGAAAAgtctgctggaggagctggtgctTAAGCTAACACCTCAG GTGTTCAGTCCAGGAGAATATGTCTGCAGAAAAGGAGATGTGGGCCATGAGATGTACATCATCAAAGAGGGAAAACTTGCAGTTGTAGCAGATGATGGGGTCACCGAGTTCGCTGTGCTGACTGAAGGGAATTTTTTCGGAGAAATTAGTATCCTCAACATCAAAG GTAACAAATCCGGCAACCGTCGCACTGCCAACATCCGAAGCATCGGCTACTCTGACCTGTTTAGCTTGTCCAAAGAAGATCTAACTGATGTGTTATCTGAGTTCCCTGCAGCCAAACATCACTTGGAGGAGAAAGGAAGACAGATCCTCACCAAGATGGGCATGTTGGAGGAGAGTggggagggagagcagcaggaggaagagaaagtggaaACCAAGATAAAAAGGCTGGAGAGCAACTTGGAGGTGTTGCAAACCAAACTAGCTCGACTGATGATGGAACTAGAGTCGAGCAGCCACAAGATGCAGGCCAGGGTTGAGCAGTTGGAGAGGGAGGTGGCAGTGCTGGAGACTCAGCTGCCAGAAGATGGGGAAGAGGCAGAAATAGCAGAGGGAAGAGGTGCAGGGGTGGGAGAGGAGGTTGAGTGGGAGCGAGAAGAGGCagaaggtgaggaagaggagggttcAGATCCAAAggtgaaaaaacagaaacagacagaagataGCCATGATGTGACCaaggagggagacggagacagcacgaaaagcacaaaaaaagaTGTAGAGAAGCTAGTTGAGGGAGATAAATCTGGGCTGAAGGACCCAGAtgacaaggaaaagaaaaaacacgaTGATGGAgacaaaaccaaagaaaaaggagaTGATAGACCTGGGCAAGGAGATGGAGCTGAGATCAGAcctgaagaggagaaagaggagaaaagcgGAGAAAGATAATCTGAAGTGGGGAGAGATAAGGCTgtagaagaaaaaagaggaaaggggCCGAAAGATGAAGAGTAG
- the fhip1b gene encoding FHF complex subunit HOOK interacting protein 1B gives MSWLSRLNPRGSGSRSGRSAAPSSPCTADPETCLMVFENHWRQVSWVLEQHEPSSSSDDLTAVRNHTDQMLCLLAEERPAESAEGGPSVPPMGPILELVVTENILECLVQWHLRRGLDPDSQGALLKLFEMLIGQSQQPLLQHTAVLHPLLRLMGACADPDLGCPPVLENSLVLLLNQVCVTMARQPVVLEMLFRAAPAQQGSTNLLIFSLLVPFIHRDGAIGQQARDALLLVMAASASHEAVACYIAENSYFCPVLATGLSALYSSLPRKIEVRGDDWHALRREDWIGVSSLVLFMNSLEFCNAVVQVAHPLVRSQLLDYLHNGFLVPVMGPALHKSSVDEMIASTAYLDLFLRSVTETSLLKTFLRFILLHCHDNDTILDTLLTRISSNSRLCMVSLSLFRTLLSLHCEDIMLQLVLRYLLPCTHVMLSQRRAIRETDIYGKSADKFLSLIPECCRLDAAPSAERDEDNAFWGKVLNSPSTESPAPPRPSTPSRLAFFIRQQSSGGGSGGGGPSTPTSMEPLQSGPASSHPLSPDSPMHQLQTYTECLDWDSGYLEYLKDARRGIELCSWACRDWSAPYDGENPSPITAAPPPPPPTSAPSMAMLPEHFSFQQGGSSNTPPVQQRAAIVAAARSEWSSSERDSGEWDITIGKNSCISLTPRSKKRSLQREELLPKPVPPLVPSSSSSATSLTSSHAASSPAPHIPTSAITVSYQAMYNGTMGQGDGCSDSRDRGLEVKKVKRDLGEQQYLDENSNQNGSLVTRPSQSCTSLPQSIFNSSDISDAKSLCPNQIPSQSSISQPTSDTKLLTSDTSNSHSVTSDLPEANQTQQSVESLIEELLEQAPGDPQLPPDTNGQGISIEAFTQELRELEDRVKERCRAACLQEETNRESLTAERPEEEQQPSSALEAKLISDTKVEGNVVGLYSPARPLNQPASQPYTGPFMVVLFAKLENMLQNSLYVNILLTGIVAQLACYPQPLLRSFLLNTNMVFQPSVKSLIQVLGSVKNRIEAFAASHEDFPAMLKKAQQYLVARGKVDWTDSPAAVPPLRRSDSLVKSRKPSLGDLILRHTNSPTRARNAAQLALAHVRDGSQSLTSAFFRGSGGASGLEKQAEALRVKNAVYCAVIFCEFLKELAALAQEHAVTLPFPQSQEVEE, from the exons ATGAGCTGGCTGAGCAGGTTGAACCCGCGGGGCTCTGGGAGTCGGTCTGGCCGGAGCGCCGCCCCCTCCAGCCCCTGCACCGCAGACCCAGAGACCTGCCTCATGGTGTTTGAGAATCACTGGAGACAG GTCTCTTGGGTGCTGGAGCAGCACGAGCCTTCATCGTCCAGCGACGACCTGACAGCAGTGAGGAATCACACAGACCAGATGTTGTGTCTGCTGGCAGAGGAGAGGCCTGCTGAGAGCGCAGAGGGCGGCCCCAGTGTGCCACCCATGGGCCCCATACTGGAGCTGGTGGTCACTGAGAATATTCTGGAGTGCCTAGTTCAGTGGCACCTCCGCCGCGGCTTGGATCCCGACAGCCAGGGGGCGCTGCTCAAGCTCTTTGAGATGCTCATCGGCCAGTCCCAGCAGCCTCTGCTACAGCACACAGCCGTTCTCCACCCCttgctgaggctgatgggagcTTGTGCTGACCCAGATCTTGGTTGTCCTCCAGTGCTGGAGAACAGCCTGGTACTTCTGCTCAACCAG GTGTGCGTGACCATGGCCCGGCAACCAGTGGTTCTAGAGATGTTGTTCCGTGCAGCACCAGCCCAGCAGGGCTCCACCAACCTGCTGATCTTCTCCCTCCTCGTGCCATTCATCCACCGCGACGGAGCGATCGGACAGCAGGCCAGAGACGCGCTGTTGCTGGTCATGGCGGCTTCTGCCAGCCACGAGGCCGTGGCGTGCTACATCGCAGAGAACTCCTATTTCTGCCCG gTGTTAGCAACGGGCCTAAGCGCTCTCTACTCCTCTCTGCCCAGAAAAATTGAGGTTCGGGGAGACGACTGGCACGCCCTGCGGCGGGAGGACTGGATCGGTGTGTCGTCACTCGTGCTGTTCATGAACTCGCTGGAGTTCTGCAACGCTGTGGTGCAAGTCGCTCACCCCCTGGTCCGCTCCCAGCTCCTGGACTACCTCCACAATGGCTTCCTTGTACCTGTCATGGGCCCCGCCCTTCATAAG tcgTCGGTGGATGAGATGATTGCCAGCACCGCCTACCTGGACCTATTCCTGCGTAGTGTGACAGAGACTTCCCTCCTCAAAACCTTCCTGCGCTTCATCCTGCTGCATTGCCACGACAACGACACCATCCTGGACACATTGCTCACACGCATCAGCAGCAATTCAAGG CTGTGCATGGTCTCACTGAGCCTCTTCAggactctgctctctctgcacTGTGAAGACATCATGCTGCAGCTTGTTCTCAG gTATCTACTGCCCTGTACCCATGTCATGCTGAGTCAGCGTCGGGCCATCAGGGAGACAGACATTTATGGAAAGTCAGCAGACAAGTTCCTGTCGCTGATCCCTGAGTGCTGTCGGCTGGATGCAGCGCCCTCTGCTGAGCGGGACGAGGACAATGCCTTCTGGGGCAAAG TGCTGAACAGTCCAAGTACAGAGTCTCCTGCCCCACCAAGACCCAGCACCCCATCCCGCTTAGCCTTCTTCATCCGccagcagagcagtggaggaggatcAGGGGGAGGGGGTCCCTCTACGCCCACCAGCATGGAGCCGCTGCAGTCGGGTCCTGCCAGCTCTCACCCTTTATCCCCGGACAGCCCAATGCACCAGCTGCAGACGTACACAGAGTGTCTGGACTGGGACTCGGGTTACCTGGAGTACCTTAAAGATGCCCGACGAGGCATCGAGCTCTGTTCCTGGGCCTGCCGAGACTGGTCAGCACCCTATGATGGAGAAAACCCCTCCCCAATCACAGCCgctccacccccaccaccccctaCCTCCGCCCCCTCCATGGCCATGTTGCCTGAGCACTTCTCTTTTCAGCAGGGAGGAAGCAGTAACACCCCCCCcgtccagcagagggcagccaTTGTGGCTGCTGCACGCTCTGAGTGGAGCAGTTCGGAGCGAGACAGCGGAGAGTGGGACATTACGATCGGCAAAAACAGCTGCATCAGCCTCACGCCTCGCTCCAAGAAACGCAGcctgcagagggaggagctgTTGCCGAAACCTGTACCTCCTCTCGTCCCGTCTTCCTCGTCTTCAGCCACCTCTCTAACAAGTTCCCATGCCGCCTCGTCCCCAGCTCCTCACATTCCCACCTCAGCTATCACTGTTAGCTACCAGGCCATGTATAATGGAACAATGGGACAGGGGGACGGATGCTCAGACAGTCGAGATAGAGGTCTGgaggtaaagaaagtgaagagagaTTTAGGGGAGCAACAGTATTTGGATGAAAATTCAAATCAAAACGGATCCCTCGTCACACGTCCCTCACAAAGCTGCACCAGTCTCCCCCAATCCATTTTTAACAGCAGTGACATCAGTGATGCAAAATCCCTGTGCCCTAACCAGATTCCCTCACAGAGCTCAATTTCCCAACCAACATCTGACACCAAACTGCTGACCAGCGACACCTCAAACTCGCACAGTGTAACCTCAGATCTTCCAGAAGCCAACCAGACGCAGCAGTCTGTCGAGAGTCTCATCGAGGAACTGCTTGAGCAGGCCCCAGGGGACCCCCAGCTCCCTCCAGACACCAATGGTCAGGGCATCAGCATCGAGGCCTTCACACAGGAACTgagagagctggaggacagGGTGAAGGAACGCTGCAGAGCAGCCTGtctgcaggaggaaacaaacagagagtCCCTGACAGCTGAGCGGCCGGAGGAGGAACAGCAGCCGTCCTCGGCCCTGGAGGCAAAGCTGATAAGTGACACAAAAGTAGAGGGGAATGTGGTGGGCCTCTATAGTCCTGCCAGACCACTAAACCAGCCGGCCTCACAGCCATACACAG GTCCATTTATGGTGGTTCTGTTTGCCAAGCTGGAAAACATGCTCCAAAACTCACTGTATGTCAACATCCTGCTCACGGGCATCGTGGCCCAGCTGGCCTGCTACCCTCAGCCCCTCCTGCGGTCCTTCCTGCTCAACACCAATATGGTCTTCCAGCCCAGTGTCAAGTCACTGATCCAG GTTCTCGGTTCTGTGAAGAATCGTATCGAGGCGTTTGCAGCTTCCCATGAGGACTTCCCTGCCATGCTGAAGAAAGCCCAGCAGTACCTCGTGGCCCGAGGCAAAGTGGACTGGACCGACTCGCCTGCAGCTGTTCCCCCCCTGCGGCGCTCGGATTCATTAG TGAAGAGTCGTAAGCCATCTCTCGGGGACCTGATCCTTCGTCACACCAACAGCCCGACTCGAGCCCGGAATGCCGCTCAGCTGGCCCTGGCACACGTACGGGATGGCAGCCAATCACTGACCAGCGCATTTTTCCGGGGCAGTGGAGGGGCATCAGGCCTGGAGAAGCAAGCCGAGGCACTGCGAGTGAAGAACGCCGTCTACTGTGCCGTCATCTTCTGTGAGTTCCTCAAGGAGCTGGCTGCCCTGGCTCAAGAGCACGCCGTCACCCTGCCCTTCCCCCAGagccaggaggtggaggaataG